A stretch of Limanda limanda chromosome 7, fLimLim1.1, whole genome shotgun sequence DNA encodes these proteins:
- the LOC133005565 gene encoding hepatitis A virus cellular receptor 1 homolog isoform X1 has product MNAHLILIFFSLSSLLQDGLTQRVFTGPEGGSVTVSCSFNFSGWTKRFCRKSCEDGDVLFETEGVRAQRDRYSIRYNEGSYLQSYSFVHVTIKQLRKSDSGHYTCGLKRTPLHRDTYEKVEIIVTDASPSSTPNRPVEPSPTSLPAATATAPSSSSPETSEESSATSSSPGTSEESSAPQTTALLLNVSFIIIIVITLTVTVMAFCRIRTSKHTVAG; this is encoded by the exons CCTTGTTGCAGGACGGTCTCACTCAGCGTGTGTTCACTGGACCTGAAGGAGGATCCGTCACAGTCAGCTGCTCGTTTAACTTCTCTGGATGGACGAAGCGTTTCTGCAGGAAGTCGTGTGAAGACGGAGACGTCCTGTTTGAGACAGAGGGCGTCAGagctcagagagacagatacagCATCAGATACAATGAAGGAAGTTATCTACAATCTTATTCATTTGTTCATGTGACAATAAAACAGCTGAGGAAGTCCGACTCTGGACATTACACGTGTGGTTTGAAGAGAACTCCTCTTCATCGAGACACATACGAAAAGGTTGAGATCATCGTCACAGACG CTTCACCTTCTTCGACACCGAACCGGCCAGTGGAACCTTCTCCAACATCTCTCCCAGcagccacagccacagctcCCAGCTCCAGCTCTCCTGAAACCAGTGAAGAGTCATCTGCAACCTCCAGCTCTCCTGGAACCAGTGAAGAGTCATCTGCTCCTCAG ACCACAGCTCTTCTGCTGAATGTgagtttcatcatcatcatcgtcatcacaCTCACAGTGACTGTGATGGCTTTCTGCAGGATCAGAACCAGTAAACACACAG TTGCAGGTTGA
- the LOC133005710 gene encoding CMRF35-like molecule 8, translated as MNAHLILIFFSLSSLLQDGLTELVFTGPEGGSITVSCSFNFPGWKRRFCRKSCEDGDVLIETDSVTAQRDRYSIRYEEGMYPAFPTFVHVTIKQLRKSDSGLYTCGLKRFLGRDADERVEIIVTDASPSSTPNRSVEPSPTSLPAATATAPSSSSPETSEESSATSSSPGTSEESSAPQTTALLLNVSFIIIIVITLTVTVMAFCRVRTSKHTG; from the exons ATGAACGCTCATctcatcctcatcttcttctctctca GCTCCTTGTTGCAGGACGGTCTCACTGAGCTTGTGTTCACTGGACCTGAAGGAGGATCCATCACAGTCAGCTGCTCGTTTAACTTCCCTGGATGGAAGAGGCGTTTCTGCAGGAAGTCGTGTGAAGACGGAGACGTCCTGATTGAGACAGACAGCGTCACagctcagagagacagatacagCATCAGATACGAAGAAGGAATGTATCCAGCATTCCCTACATTTGTTCATGTGACAATAAAACAGCTGAGGAAGTCCGACTCTGGACTTTACACGTGTGGTTTGAAGAGATTTCTTGGTCGAGACGCAGACGAAAGAGTTGAGATCATCGTCACAGACG CTTCACCTTCTTCGACACCGAACCGGTCAGTGGAACCTTCTCCAACATCTCTCCCAGcagccacagccacagctcCCAGCTCCAGCTCTCCTGAAACCAGTGAAGAGTCATCTGCAACCTCCAGCTCTCCTGGAACCAGTGAAGAGTCATCTGCTCCTCAG ACCACAGCTCTTCTGCTGAATGTgagtttcatcatcatcatcgtcatcacaCTCACAGTGACTGTGATGGCTTTCTGCAGGGTCAGAACCAGTAAACACACAG GTTGA
- the LOC133005565 gene encoding hepatitis A virus cellular receptor 1 homolog isoform X2 gives MNAHLILIFFSLSSLLQDGLTQRVFTGPEGGSVTVSCSFNFSGWTKRFCRKSCEDGDVLFETEGVRAQRDRYSIRYNEGSYLQSYSFVHVTIKQLRKSDSGHYTCGLKRTPLHRDTYEKVEIIVTDASPSSTPNRPVEPSPTSLPAATATAPSSSSPETSEESSATSSSPGTSEESSAPQTTALLLNVSFIIIIVITLTVTVMAFCRIRTSKHTG, from the exons CCTTGTTGCAGGACGGTCTCACTCAGCGTGTGTTCACTGGACCTGAAGGAGGATCCGTCACAGTCAGCTGCTCGTTTAACTTCTCTGGATGGACGAAGCGTTTCTGCAGGAAGTCGTGTGAAGACGGAGACGTCCTGTTTGAGACAGAGGGCGTCAGagctcagagagacagatacagCATCAGATACAATGAAGGAAGTTATCTACAATCTTATTCATTTGTTCATGTGACAATAAAACAGCTGAGGAAGTCCGACTCTGGACATTACACGTGTGGTTTGAAGAGAACTCCTCTTCATCGAGACACATACGAAAAGGTTGAGATCATCGTCACAGACG CTTCACCTTCTTCGACACCGAACCGGCCAGTGGAACCTTCTCCAACATCTCTCCCAGcagccacagccacagctcCCAGCTCCAGCTCTCCTGAAACCAGTGAAGAGTCATCTGCAACCTCCAGCTCTCCTGGAACCAGTGAAGAGTCATCTGCTCCTCAG ACCACAGCTCTTCTGCTGAATGTgagtttcatcatcatcatcgtcatcacaCTCACAGTGACTGTGATGGCTTTCTGCAGGATCAGAACCAGTAAACACACAG GTTGA
- the LOC133005565 gene encoding CMRF35-like molecule 7 isoform X4, producing MNAHLILIFFSLSSLLQDGLTQRVFTGPEGGSVTVSCSFNFSGWTKRFCRKSCEDGDVLFETEGVRAQRDRYSIRYNEGSYLQSYSFVHVTIKQLRKSDSGHYTCGLKRTPLHRDTYEKVEIIVTDASPSSTPNRPVEPSPTSLPAATATAPSSSSPGTSEESSAPQTTALLLNVSFIIIIVITLTVTVMAFCRIRTSKHTVAG from the exons CCTTGTTGCAGGACGGTCTCACTCAGCGTGTGTTCACTGGACCTGAAGGAGGATCCGTCACAGTCAGCTGCTCGTTTAACTTCTCTGGATGGACGAAGCGTTTCTGCAGGAAGTCGTGTGAAGACGGAGACGTCCTGTTTGAGACAGAGGGCGTCAGagctcagagagacagatacagCATCAGATACAATGAAGGAAGTTATCTACAATCTTATTCATTTGTTCATGTGACAATAAAACAGCTGAGGAAGTCCGACTCTGGACATTACACGTGTGGTTTGAAGAGAACTCCTCTTCATCGAGACACATACGAAAAGGTTGAGATCATCGTCACAGACG CTTCACCTTCTTCGACACCGAACCGGCCAGTGGAACCTTCTCCAACATCTCTCCCAGcagccacagccacagctcCCAG CTCCAGCTCTCCTGGAACCAGTGAAGAGTCATCTGCTCCTCAG ACCACAGCTCTTCTGCTGAATGTgagtttcatcatcatcatcgtcatcacaCTCACAGTGACTGTGATGGCTTTCTGCAGGATCAGAACCAGTAAACACACAG TTGCAGGTTGA